One window of Salmo salar chromosome ssa11, Ssal_v3.1, whole genome shotgun sequence genomic DNA carries:
- the LOC100380673 gene encoding sorting nexin-1 isoform X1 has product MAASSPRNPPPVPGAENQDPLSEMADEDSDEGEDIFVGNSNPVAESFQPDTANGEEPADLFSEEETSTAVNSSITTSKSNGVHSDNENDLFAVHSEASVELSRENPSTTAKTSGAEFTPSLTLSATQPRSMEQVGYNRTSATQPKSMEQVGYNRTSATQSRSMEQVGYNRTSATQPKSMEQVGYNRTSATQSRSMEQVGYNRTSATQSRSMEQVGYNRTSATQSRSMEQVGYNRTSATQSRSMEQVGYNRTSATQSRSMEQVGYNRTSATQSRSMEQVGYNRTSATQPRSMEQVGYNRTSATQPRSMEQLEEEKDEDSFDMDVAVTNPEKIGDGMNAYMAYKVSTRTTLPMFRNRTFSVWRRFSDFLGLYEKLSVKHSLNGCIIPPPPEKSVVGMTKVKVGKEDSSSADFVERRRAALERYLQRVVCHPSLLQDPDVREFLERDELPRAVGTHTLSGAGFLKMINRASDAVSKMTIKISDSDAWFDNKLQEVESEELQLRKLHAVVDSLVNHRKELCGNTAVFAKSMAMLGNSEDNTALSRALSQLAEVEDKMETLHQEQAASDFFILAELLADYIRLLGAVRGCFEQRMKTWQRWQEAQSTLQKKREVEAKLLWANKPDKLQQAKEEITEWEGKVTQYERDFDRISVTVRKEFLRFEKEKSKDFKSQIVKYLESLLQSQQRLVKFWEAFLPEAKAIA; this is encoded by the exons ATGGCGGCTAGCTCACCGCGGAATCCCCCTCCTGTACCTGGAGCAGAGAACCAAGACCCACTTTCCGAAATGGCAGATGAAGACAGTGACGAAGGGGAGGATATATTCGTTGGCAAT AGCAACCCTGTTGCAGAGTCATTTCAGCCTGACACAGCCAATGGTGAAGAACCAGCTGACCTCTTCAGTGAAGAAGAAACCAGCACCGCTGTCAACAGTTCCATCACAACCTCTAAGTCCAACGGTGTCCATTCAGACAATGAGAATGATCTATTTGCAG TCCACTCAGAGGCCTCGGTGGAGCTGTCCAGGGAGAACCCCAGCACCACAGCCAAGACCTCTGGAGCTGAATTCACCCCGTCACTTACACTATCAGCAACACAACCCAGGTCTATGGAGCAGGTAGGCTACAACAGGACATCAGCAACACAACCCAAGTCTATGGAGCAGGTAGGCTACAACAGGACATCAGCAACACAATCCAGGTCTATGGAGCAGGTAGGCTACAACAGGACATCAGCAACACAACCCAAGTCTATGGAGCAGGTAGGCTACAACAGGACATCAGCAACACAATCCAGGTCTATGGAGCAGGTAGGCTACAACAGGACATCAGCAACACAATCCAGGTCTATGGAGCAGGTAGGCTACAACAGGACATCAGCAACACAATCCAGGTCTATGGAGCAGGTAGGCTACAACAGGACATCAGCAACACAATCCAGGTCTATGGAGCAGGTAGGTTACAACAGGACATCAGCAACACAATCCAGGTCTATGGAGCAGGTAGGCTACAACAGGACATCAGCAACACAATCCAGGTCTATGGAGCAGGTAGGCTACAACAGGACATCAGCAACACAACCCAGGTCTATGGAGCAGGTAGGCTACAATAGGACATCAGCAACACAACCCAGGTCTATGGAGCAG TTGGAAGAGGAAAAGGATGAGGACAGCTTTGACATGGACGTTGCTGTCACCAATCCAGAGAAAATTG GAGATGGCATGAACGCTTACATGGCCTACAAGGTGTCCACTCGG actacattacccatgttCAGAAACAGGACATTCTCGGTGTGGAGGAGGTTCAGTGATTTCCTTGGGCTGTATGAGAAGCTGTCGGTGAAGCACTCCCTGAACGGCTGTATCATCCCTCCACCACCAGAGAAGAGCGTTGTGG GGATGACCAAAGTGAAGGTGGGAAAGGAGGACTCTTCCTCGGCTGACtttgtggagaggaggagagcagctcTGGAGAG GTACCTGCAGAGAGTAGTGTGTCACCCGTCCCTGTTACAAGACCCTGATGTCAGAGAGTTCCTGGAAAGGGACGAG ctGCCTAGGGCGgtgggtacacacacactgagtggaGCTGGCTTCCTGAAGATGATCAACAGAGCATCTGATGCTGTCAGTAAGATGACCATCAAGATCAGCGACTCGGACGCT TGGTTTGACAACAAACTGCAGGAGGTGGAGAGCGAGGAGCTGCAGCTGAGGAAACTCCATGCAGTGGTGGACTCCCTGGTCAACCACAGAAAGG AGCTCTGCGGAAACACAGCAGTGTTCGCCAAGAGCATGGCCATGCTGGGCAACTCGGAGGACAACACAGCTCTGTCCCGGGCCCTCTCCCAACTGGCCGAGGTGGAGGACAAGATGGAGACACTACACCAGGAGCAGGCGGCCAGTGACTTTTTCATCTTGGCCGAGCTGCTGGCCGACTACATCCGCCTACTTGGAGCCGTCAGG GGCTGTTTTGAGCAGCGCATGAAAACGTGGCAGCGCTGGCAGGAGGCTCAGAGCACCCTGCAGAAGAAGAGGGAGGTTGAGGCAAAGCTTCTGTGGGCCAACAAGCCTGACAAACTACAACAGGCCAAAGAGGAGATCACTGAG TGGGAGGGTAAAGTCACTCAGTACGAGAGGGATTTTGATAGGATCTCTGTAACCGTTCGCAAGGAATTCCTCAGGTTTGAG AAAGAGAAGTCCAAGGACTTCAAAAGCCAGATAGTGAAATATCTGGAGTCTCTTCTACAGTCTCAACAGCGG CTCGTAAAGTTCTGGGAAGCATTCCTGCCTGAAGCAAAAGCGATAGCATGA
- the LOC100380673 gene encoding sorting nexin-1 isoform X3: MAASSPRNPPPVPGAENQDPLSEMADEDSDEGEDIFVGNSNPVAESFQPDTANGEEPADLFSEEETSTAVNSSITTSKSNGVHSDNENDLFAVHSEASVELSRENPSTTAKTSGAEFTPSLTLSATQPRSMEQLEEEKDEDSFDMDVAVTNPEKIGDGMNAYMAYKVSTRTTLPMFRNRTFSVWRRFSDFLGLYEKLSVKHSLNGCIIPPPPEKSVVGMTKVKVGKEDSSSADFVERRRAALERYLQRVVCHPSLLQDPDVREFLERDELPRAVGTHTLSGAGFLKMINRASDAVSKMTIKISDSDAWFDNKLQEVESEELQLRKLHAVVDSLVNHRKELCGNTAVFAKSMAMLGNSEDNTALSRALSQLAEVEDKMETLHQEQAASDFFILAELLADYIRLLGAVRGCFEQRMKTWQRWQEAQSTLQKKREVEAKLLWANKPDKLQQAKEEITEWEGKVTQYERDFDRISVTVRKEFLRFEKEKSKDFKSQIVKYLESLLQSQQRLVKFWEAFLPEAKAIA, from the exons ATGGCGGCTAGCTCACCGCGGAATCCCCCTCCTGTACCTGGAGCAGAGAACCAAGACCCACTTTCCGAAATGGCAGATGAAGACAGTGACGAAGGGGAGGATATATTCGTTGGCAAT AGCAACCCTGTTGCAGAGTCATTTCAGCCTGACACAGCCAATGGTGAAGAACCAGCTGACCTCTTCAGTGAAGAAGAAACCAGCACCGCTGTCAACAGTTCCATCACAACCTCTAAGTCCAACGGTGTCCATTCAGACAATGAGAATGATCTATTTGCAG TCCACTCAGAGGCCTCGGTGGAGCTGTCCAGGGAGAACCCCAGCACCACAGCCAAGACCTCTGGAGCTGAATTCACCCCGTCACTTACACTATCAGCAACACAACCCAGGTCTATGGAGCAG TTGGAAGAGGAAAAGGATGAGGACAGCTTTGACATGGACGTTGCTGTCACCAATCCAGAGAAAATTG GAGATGGCATGAACGCTTACATGGCCTACAAGGTGTCCACTCGG actacattacccatgttCAGAAACAGGACATTCTCGGTGTGGAGGAGGTTCAGTGATTTCCTTGGGCTGTATGAGAAGCTGTCGGTGAAGCACTCCCTGAACGGCTGTATCATCCCTCCACCACCAGAGAAGAGCGTTGTGG GGATGACCAAAGTGAAGGTGGGAAAGGAGGACTCTTCCTCGGCTGACtttgtggagaggaggagagcagctcTGGAGAG GTACCTGCAGAGAGTAGTGTGTCACCCGTCCCTGTTACAAGACCCTGATGTCAGAGAGTTCCTGGAAAGGGACGAG ctGCCTAGGGCGgtgggtacacacacactgagtggaGCTGGCTTCCTGAAGATGATCAACAGAGCATCTGATGCTGTCAGTAAGATGACCATCAAGATCAGCGACTCGGACGCT TGGTTTGACAACAAACTGCAGGAGGTGGAGAGCGAGGAGCTGCAGCTGAGGAAACTCCATGCAGTGGTGGACTCCCTGGTCAACCACAGAAAGG AGCTCTGCGGAAACACAGCAGTGTTCGCCAAGAGCATGGCCATGCTGGGCAACTCGGAGGACAACACAGCTCTGTCCCGGGCCCTCTCCCAACTGGCCGAGGTGGAGGACAAGATGGAGACACTACACCAGGAGCAGGCGGCCAGTGACTTTTTCATCTTGGCCGAGCTGCTGGCCGACTACATCCGCCTACTTGGAGCCGTCAGG GGCTGTTTTGAGCAGCGCATGAAAACGTGGCAGCGCTGGCAGGAGGCTCAGAGCACCCTGCAGAAGAAGAGGGAGGTTGAGGCAAAGCTTCTGTGGGCCAACAAGCCTGACAAACTACAACAGGCCAAAGAGGAGATCACTGAG TGGGAGGGTAAAGTCACTCAGTACGAGAGGGATTTTGATAGGATCTCTGTAACCGTTCGCAAGGAATTCCTCAGGTTTGAG AAAGAGAAGTCCAAGGACTTCAAAAGCCAGATAGTGAAATATCTGGAGTCTCTTCTACAGTCTCAACAGCGG CTCGTAAAGTTCTGGGAAGCATTCCTGCCTGAAGCAAAAGCGATAGCATGA
- the LOC100380673 gene encoding sorting nexin-1 isoform X2: MAASSPRNPPPVPGAENQDPLSEMADEDSDEGEDIFVGNSNPVAESFQPDTANGEEPADLFSEEETSTAVNSSITTSKSNGVHSDNENDLFAVHSEASVELSRENPSTTAKTSGAEFTPSLTLSATQPRSMEQVGYNRTSATQPKSMEQVGYNRTSATQSRSMEQVGYNRTSATQPKSMEQLEEEKDEDSFDMDVAVTNPEKIGDGMNAYMAYKVSTRTTLPMFRNRTFSVWRRFSDFLGLYEKLSVKHSLNGCIIPPPPEKSVVGMTKVKVGKEDSSSADFVERRRAALERYLQRVVCHPSLLQDPDVREFLERDELPRAVGTHTLSGAGFLKMINRASDAVSKMTIKISDSDAWFDNKLQEVESEELQLRKLHAVVDSLVNHRKELCGNTAVFAKSMAMLGNSEDNTALSRALSQLAEVEDKMETLHQEQAASDFFILAELLADYIRLLGAVRGCFEQRMKTWQRWQEAQSTLQKKREVEAKLLWANKPDKLQQAKEEITEWEGKVTQYERDFDRISVTVRKEFLRFEKEKSKDFKSQIVKYLESLLQSQQRLVKFWEAFLPEAKAIA; encoded by the exons ATGGCGGCTAGCTCACCGCGGAATCCCCCTCCTGTACCTGGAGCAGAGAACCAAGACCCACTTTCCGAAATGGCAGATGAAGACAGTGACGAAGGGGAGGATATATTCGTTGGCAAT AGCAACCCTGTTGCAGAGTCATTTCAGCCTGACACAGCCAATGGTGAAGAACCAGCTGACCTCTTCAGTGAAGAAGAAACCAGCACCGCTGTCAACAGTTCCATCACAACCTCTAAGTCCAACGGTGTCCATTCAGACAATGAGAATGATCTATTTGCAG TCCACTCAGAGGCCTCGGTGGAGCTGTCCAGGGAGAACCCCAGCACCACAGCCAAGACCTCTGGAGCTGAATTCACCCCGTCACTTACACTATCAGCAACACAACCCAGGTCTATGGAGCAGGTAGGCTACAACAGGACATCAGCAACACAACCCAAGTCTATGGAGCAGGTAGGCTACAACAGGACATCAGCAACACAATCCAGGTCTATGGAGCAGGTAGGCTACAACAGGACATCAGCAACACAACCCAAGTCTATGGAGCAG TTGGAAGAGGAAAAGGATGAGGACAGCTTTGACATGGACGTTGCTGTCACCAATCCAGAGAAAATTG GAGATGGCATGAACGCTTACATGGCCTACAAGGTGTCCACTCGG actacattacccatgttCAGAAACAGGACATTCTCGGTGTGGAGGAGGTTCAGTGATTTCCTTGGGCTGTATGAGAAGCTGTCGGTGAAGCACTCCCTGAACGGCTGTATCATCCCTCCACCACCAGAGAAGAGCGTTGTGG GGATGACCAAAGTGAAGGTGGGAAAGGAGGACTCTTCCTCGGCTGACtttgtggagaggaggagagcagctcTGGAGAG GTACCTGCAGAGAGTAGTGTGTCACCCGTCCCTGTTACAAGACCCTGATGTCAGAGAGTTCCTGGAAAGGGACGAG ctGCCTAGGGCGgtgggtacacacacactgagtggaGCTGGCTTCCTGAAGATGATCAACAGAGCATCTGATGCTGTCAGTAAGATGACCATCAAGATCAGCGACTCGGACGCT TGGTTTGACAACAAACTGCAGGAGGTGGAGAGCGAGGAGCTGCAGCTGAGGAAACTCCATGCAGTGGTGGACTCCCTGGTCAACCACAGAAAGG AGCTCTGCGGAAACACAGCAGTGTTCGCCAAGAGCATGGCCATGCTGGGCAACTCGGAGGACAACACAGCTCTGTCCCGGGCCCTCTCCCAACTGGCCGAGGTGGAGGACAAGATGGAGACACTACACCAGGAGCAGGCGGCCAGTGACTTTTTCATCTTGGCCGAGCTGCTGGCCGACTACATCCGCCTACTTGGAGCCGTCAGG GGCTGTTTTGAGCAGCGCATGAAAACGTGGCAGCGCTGGCAGGAGGCTCAGAGCACCCTGCAGAAGAAGAGGGAGGTTGAGGCAAAGCTTCTGTGGGCCAACAAGCCTGACAAACTACAACAGGCCAAAGAGGAGATCACTGAG TGGGAGGGTAAAGTCACTCAGTACGAGAGGGATTTTGATAGGATCTCTGTAACCGTTCGCAAGGAATTCCTCAGGTTTGAG AAAGAGAAGTCCAAGGACTTCAAAAGCCAGATAGTGAAATATCTGGAGTCTCTTCTACAGTCTCAACAGCGG CTCGTAAAGTTCTGGGAAGCATTCCTGCCTGAAGCAAAAGCGATAGCATGA